One window of Cyanobacteriota bacterium genomic DNA carries:
- the rpmA gene encoding 50S ribosomal protein L27 — protein MAHKKGTGSTRNGRDSNAQRLGVKRYGGQVVRAGNILVRQRGTHFHPGQNVGRGNDDTLFALIDGVVTFERRGKSGKKVSVYPVAETVAQ, from the coding sequence ATGGCTCACAAGAAAGGTACCGGTAGTACTCGTAATGGTCGCGACTCCAATGCCCAGCGGCTAGGGGTAAAGCGATATGGGGGACAAGTTGTTCGTGCAGGCAATATTTTGGTGCGGCAACGAGGAACCCACTTTCACCCCGGTCAAAACGTTGGTCGTGGCAATGACGATACATTGTTTGCTTTAATCGATGGGGTGGTGACCTTTGAGCGACGTGGCAAAAGTGGCAAAAAGGTCAGCGTATATCCTGTAGCTGAGACAGTTGCTCAGTAG